From a region of the Eulemur rufifrons isolate Redbay chromosome 7, OSU_ERuf_1, whole genome shotgun sequence genome:
- the STRIT1 gene encoding sarcoplasmic/endoplasmic reticulum calcium ATPase regulator DWORF: MAEKAASTFSHLLVPILLLIGWIVGCIIMVYVVFS; encoded by the exons ATGGCTGAAAAAG cAGCGTCCACATTTTCACACCTTCTGGTTCCTATTCTTCTCCTGATTGGCTGGATTGTGGGCTGCATCATAATGGTTTATGTTGTCTTCTCATAG